In Debaryomyces hansenii CBS767 chromosome B complete sequence, one genomic interval encodes:
- a CDS encoding DEHA2B10978p (some similarities with uniprot|Q9HES9 Emericella nidulans kinA Kinesin) codes for MSNFSSPCGPHDAPNNRSGPDQGSPLNYRKTRDDVGNSNIKVICRFRPPNEYEKTKGKQISKLVNDSTVLIGSRENATTYTFDRVFDVNSKQQDIYQYSISQAVEDFLNGYNGTIFAYGQTGSGKSYTMMGPFINDEEQQGIIPRICNEIFEKINNSSSDMEYTVGVSYMEIYMEQIRDLLDPRSDTNSKFVIQEDKAHGVHVKGISQAFVSSSKELYAVLDQGSKARSNSITNMNIESSRSHAILQINLSQKQLFDDTIKRSHLFLVDLAGSEKVDKTGAMGQTLEEAKKINSSLSALGNVINSLTDGKSSHIPYRDSKLTRILQESLGGNSRTSLIINCSPSSINELETLSTLRFGSRAKKIKNNAYINTELSSISLQLKVQSLEETNKQNQAYIKKLESELSQRKGISYSTPFKSYNTLFEEDTSASEYSSKIPIAKPNSPNRSNKSHQLIDELKLRDAKITELENIVLSMKMQNLKLSHQEELKLFKLEDTLHKLNDKLSDVEIINVNLRKHLLISEKIIESRDIKIDKLKASLMEQQSQVSRDGVNFENKLSSIKERLDAYAKQKSNEETKKPATAVGEDGNRMAYQSYNSTGRNDDDDDKADVLSESTNGKVPGFSIQRNVPTSPISPKMGLNLNIVKPLRGGRSYFDEDGCF; via the coding sequence ATGTCCAATTTTTCGAGCCCATGTGGGCCTCATGATGCACCAAATAACAGATCAGGACCAGACCAAGGCTCTCCTTTAAATTATCGTAAGACTCGAGATGATGTGGGAAATTCGAATATTAAGGTCATTTGTCGGTTTCGACCTCCCAATGAATATGAGAAGACTAAAGGGAAACAGATTTCAAAACTTGTTAATGATTCAACGGTATTGATAGGAAGTCGAGAGAATGCGACCACCTATACCTTTGATAGGGTGTTTGACGTCAATTCTAAACAACAAGACATATATCAATACTCTATAAGTCAAGCAGTTGAGGATTTTTTAAATGGGTACAATGGAACTATCTTTGCGTATGGCCAGACTGGTTCTGGTAAATCATACACTATGATGGGTCCGTTTATCAATGACGAGGAACAACAGGGTATAATACCTCGAATATGCAAcgaaatttttgaaaagattaatAATAGCTCTTCAGATATGGAATATACAGTGGGGGTGTCATACATGGAGATATACATGGAGCAGATCAGAGACTTGCTAGATCCAAGATCAGATACAAATAGTAAATTCGTTATCCAAGAAGACAAGGCACATGGTGTACATGTCAAGGGTATATCACAAGCATTtgtatcatcatcaaagGAGTTGTATGCTGTTTTAGATCAAGGGTCGAAGGCAAGATCTAATTCGATAACGAATATGAATATTGAGTCGTCTAGATCGCATGCGATTTTACAAATCAACTTGTCCCAAAAACAACTATTTGATGATACAATCAAAAGAAGCCACTTATTCTTAGTAGATTTAGCAGGATCTGAAAAGGTCGACAAGACAGGAGCAATGGGTCAGACTTTAGAGGAAGCTAAAAAAATCAATAGTTCACTTTCGGCTTTAGGTAATGTgattaattctttaacaGACGGCAAATCATCCCATATTCCATATAGAGATTCAAAATTGACACGAATATTACAGGAGTCTTTAGGTGGTAATTCAAGAAcatcattgataataaacTGTTCACCTTCATCGATAAATGAGCTTGAAACATTATCAACTTTGAGATTTGGTTCTCGGGCGAAAaagattaaaaataatGCATACATCAATACAGAGTTGAGTTCGATATCTTTGCAATTAAAAGTTCAATCTTTAGAGGAAACAAATAAACAGAATCAAGCATAcattaaaaaattggaaagCGAACTATCACAAAGGAAAGGTATTTCATATCTGACACCTTTTAAATCATATAATACTCTATTTGAGGAAGATACGTCAGCCTCAGAATATTCTTCTAAAATACCCATTGCAAAGCCGAATTCTCCAAATAGGTCAAATAAATCTCATCAgcttattgatgaattaaagcTAAGGGATGCTAAGATAACAGAGTTAGAAAACATCGTTTTAAGCATGAAAATGCAAAATTTAAAACTATCAcaccaagaagaattaaaattattcaagttgGAAGATACATTGCATAAGCtcaatgataaattaagtgatgttgaaataataaatgtTAATTTACGGAAACATCTTCTAATAAGTgagaaaattattgaatcaaGAGATATAAAAATTGACAAGTTGAAGGCTTCTCTAATGGAGCAACAATCCCAGGTCCTGAGAGATGGCGTTAATTTTGAGAATAAGCTCAGCTCAATCAAAGAGAGGTTGGATGCCTATGCAAAACAGAAATCTAACGAAGAAACCAAAAAACCTGCCACTGCTGTTGGTGAAGATGGTAATCGTATGGCCTATCAGAGCTACAACTCAACAGGACGCAAcgatgatgacgacgaCAAAGCTGACGTATTATCTGAAAGCACCAATGGAAAAGTGCCTGGTTTTTCAATCCAACGAAACGTACCAACTTCACCGATTTCACCAAAGATGGGTTTAAACTTGAATATTGTCAAGCCTCTTAGAGGTGGGAGAAGctattttgatgaagacgGCTGCTTTTGA
- a CDS encoding DEHA2B10912p (weakly similar to uniprot|P38167 Saccharomyces cerevisiae YBL101C ECM21 Non-essential protein), giving the protein MSHRGFSFDKLKSKVTGRRSSESSIFEIGKSKSGERRNSVSNPMIIIEESANEKGRTGSVGVGSGRHGSQSMSVMSGGPTDRTRSISTGRNVSKKQTKELIKQETASVISKKLLHVLSELGLQQPIPLNTTNNSSSGLVSKSAKVYVANTHDCIYLSPASSASFTYEDVENGGIPQDHIDNEVLDLSTDNRNCEVNPVDEDMGNPSISLVPHDDETPLGGTEPPERLRKKMESFNSPNYLCTKIDSDSPIPHTFAVIIELKKETIVKDVHFEFQSVTNILWPTCDPYNKSFVKEKFKIGYMEWSAKMSDAFFYINTSNSNDVKTKKVTPEKLADITRNYKLISVRDLADGTDVYNGKGISRKSSVQLDRDEVDDNQHTQSTSGSSSDICKEGIYVFLLPILLPEHIPPSITTINGSLAHILNVDMNKVSAKLNRKVKVTASYNLPMVRTPPLHANSIADKPIYVDRVWNESLHYIITFPKKYVSLGSEHSINVKLIPLVKDVVIKRIKFNISERITYVSKSLSKEYDYDGDDPFHVNAANNDRIRERLISVCELKTKNKSSNSNSEPYKEEFIKCPDNNLLFSCYEQQLSDEEIENLNLDDPLSKPPSSDSRDLLIASPLAVNVALPFLTTRSDKTILTSSVNDDTYSGEHSSNSASRKASIVANDPSSPPFTTPSSPIIGTLETNLTHNNDFNVPRNETHNEIITPDASAFMTEESHNHLKENIQQGYTTVSKALYPDSNFRHIQVHHRLQVCFRISKPDPKDNFKMHHYEVVVDTPLVLLSAKCNDDSIQLPKYDEIDLPMGQAPPMGGNTKPSIPFRTPNYENNGVSIRPLTDDSEILPSFEEAISAPTSPITRSISLGDDQISRIPSIIPDEPAPAYEREMSTPSEVNNVYNIDSIVDGADSPSTNLRRSTIRYSLVNSFAPSNSNNDSGNNDSGSDGLASSKLESDVPSNDGGNLLMSRKTGSYDNISTTPTSSSNGTNFSGSSGISATSGDSIMYSNEMDNQTVPDTSGTETSQTDASNLYKGSQIENASEESNGRGASLEAPPELNMDEIGARPPIQPHSDKFNNVGISTDQISVLTNFNFDQRLPLLENSSVDDVNSNAQTSIKHFNEVSNNTAGNHDKQKLSSENLTMIMEMNKAQDIYRAV; this is encoded by the coding sequence ATGAGTCACAGAGGGTTTAGCTTTGATAAGTTGAAAAGCAAGGTTACCGGTAGAAGATCATCTGAATCTTCTATCTTTGAAATAGGTAAGTCAAAGTCGGGGGAAAGAAGGAACAGTGTTTCTAATCCTATGATCATAATCGAAGAATCGGCAAACGAAAAGGGCCGAACGGGAAGTGTTGGAGTTGGGAGTGGAAGGCACGGATCGCAGTCGATGTCGGTAATGAGTGGTGGACCGACAGATCGTACCAGATCAATATCTACTGGTCGAAATGTAAGTAAGAAACAGACAAAGGAATTAATAAAGCAGGAAACTGCACTGGTGATTCTGAAAAAATTGCTACATGTGTTGCTGGAATTAGGGTTGCAGCAACCGATACCTTTGAATACTACAAATAATTCACTGAGTGGACTTGTATCAAAATCAGCTAAGGTGTATGTGGCAAACACCCATGATTGTATATATCTTTCGCCTGCTTCATCTGCCAGTTTCACATACGAAGATGTGGAAAACGGGGGCATACCACAGGATCATATCGACAATGAGGTGTTGGATTTAAGTACTGATAATAGAAATTGTGAAGTTAATCCTGTCGATGAAGACATGGGGAATCCGCTGATATCATTAGTTCCACATGACGACGAAACACCTTTAGGAGGTACAGAGCCTCCGGAGAGGTTGCGCAAGAAGATGGAATCGTTCAATTCTCCAAACTATTTATGTACTAAGATTGATTCAGACTCACCAATACCTCATACGTTTGCCGTCATAATCGAATTAAAAAAGGAAACAATTGTCAAAGACgttcattttgaatttcaGTCTGttactaatatattatgGCCCACATGCGACCCTTATAATAAGAGTTTTGTCAAGGAGAAATTTAAGATTGGATATATGGAATGGCTGGCAAAGATGTCCGATGCATTCTTCTATATTAATacatcaaattcaaatgatgTCAAGACAAAGAAAGTCACACCAGAGAAGTTAGCAGATATtacaagaaattataaattaataagcGTCAGAGATTTAGCTGATGGAACTGATGTCTACAACGGAAAAGGTATTAGTAGAAAATCAAGTGTGCAGCTTGATCGTGACGAGGTGGACGATAATCAGCACACCCAAAGCACTTCAGGATCTAGTAGTGATATTTGCAAAGAAGGAATTTACGTCTTTTTGTTGCCTATATTATTACCTGAACATATCCCACCAAGCATTACTACTATAAATGGATCGTTGGCTCATATCCTAAATGTAGATATGAATAAGGTCAGTGCTAAATTAAACCGTAAAGTGAAAGTGACAGCTTCTTATAATTTACCCATGGTACGGACACCACCATTACATGCTAATTCCATCGCGGACAAGCCTATTTATGTCGATAGGGTATGGAATGAATCGTTACATTACATTATCACGTTTCCGAAAAAATATGTTTCCTTAGGTTCAGAACATTCGATCAATGTTAAGTTAATTCCATTAGTAAAAGATGTTGTTATTAAGAGAATAAagtttaatatttctgaaaGAATAACTTATGTTTCTAAGAGTTTATCTAAAGAATATGATTACGATGGCGATGATCCATTTCACGTTAATGCTGCTAATAATGATAGAATCAGGGAAAGGCTTATATCAGTTTGTGAGTTGAAGACTAAAAATaagtcttcaaattcaaattcagaaCCTTATAAGGAAGAGTTTATAAAATGTcctgataataatttgttattttcGTGTTACGAACAGCAGTTGTCTGATGAGGAAATTGAGAACTTGAATTTAGACGATCCATTAAGTAAGCCACCTAGTAGTGACTCAAGAGACTTGCTAATTGCGTCACCTTTAGCTGTCAATGTTGCATTGCCGTTTTTGACTACTAGAAGTGATAAAACGATATTAACTTCAAGTGTTAACGATGATACGTATAGCGGTGAACATAGTTCTAATTCAGCTTCTAGAAAGGCGTCTATAGTAGCCAATGATCCTTCATCACCGCCATTTACCACCCCATCATCGCCCATTATTGGCACATTAGAAACTAATTTAACTCATAATAACGATTTTAACGTTCCTCGAAATGAAACTCACAACGAGATCATAACGCCTGATGCATCTGCCTTTATGACAGAGGAGTCTCACAACCATCTAAAGGAAAATATCCAACAGGGTTATACTACAGTTTCAAAAGCCTTATACCCAGATTCGAACTTCCGTCATATCCAAGTACATCATAGACTTCAAGTTTGTTTCAGGATATCAAAACCTGATCCAAAggataatttcaaaatgcATCATTATGAAGTGGTTGTTGATACACCGTTGGTATTACTCAGTGCTAAATGTAATGACGATTCTATCCAGTTACCAAAgtatgatgaaattgactTACCAATGGGACAAGCACCACCAATGGGAGGAAATACCAAGCCATCTATTCCATTTAGGACTCCAAATTATGAGAATAATGGTGTTTCTATTAGGCCATTAACAGACGATTCTGAGATATTGCCATCTTTTGAGGAAGCGATTTCTGCACCCACGTCTCCGATAACACGGTCGATATCTTTAGGAGATGATCAGATTAGTCGTATTCCGTCCATAATTCCAGATGAACCAGCTCCAGCGTATGAAAGAGAAATGAGTACACCTTCTGAAGTCAATAATGtctataatattgattcGATTGTTGATGGTGCCGATTCTCCAAGTACAAATTTGCGGAGATCAACAATTAGGTATTCCTTAGTTAATTCATTTGCACCCTCAAACAGCAATAACGATCTGGGAAACAATGATCTGGGTAGTGATGGTCTTGCATCGAGTAAATTGGAATCAGATGTGCCATCCAATGACGGGGGAAACCTTTTAATGTCCCGTAAAACGGGGTCATATGACAATATATCTACTACTCCGACATCATCCTCAAATGGCACCAACTTTTCCGGTTCGTCAGGAATATCTGCAACATCCGGAGATTCCATAATGTATTCAAACGAAATGGATAACCAGACTGTTCCTGATACATCTGGAACTGAGACTAGCCAAACAGATGCTTCAAATCTCTATAAGGGAAGTCAGATTGAAAATGCTTCTGAAGAGAGTAATGGCCGTGGAGCTTCTCTAGAAGCACCACCGGAACTCAATATGGATGAAATTGGTGCTCGTCCTCCTATTCAACCACACAGTgacaaatttaataatgttgGAATATCAACTGACCAAATATCTGTGTTGACTaacttcaattttgatCAAAGATTGCCgttattagaaaattcgAGTGTTGATGATGTGAACTCTAATGCACAAACCTCCATTAAACATTTCAATGAAGTTAGCAATAATACGGCAGGAAATCATGACAAACAAAAACTCTCAAGTGAGAATTTAACTATGATAATGGAAATGAACAAAGCACAAGACATTTATCGAGCAGTATAA
- a CDS encoding DEHA2B10956p (weakly similar to uniprot|P32573 Saccharomyces cerevisiae YNL202W SPS19 late sporulation specific gene which may function during spore wall formation) produces MVDINVEGKNALITGGTRGLGLHIAESFVLNGASTVIITSRKKDACESAQRELEKIAVDNQKQVKIIAIPCDISVEENVKEFFRQASKQIDRLDILIANAGATYGAPLKDHPLSAMKKVIHLNITGVFHTIQLFTPLLESSGAKSDPSRIIIVSSVASFVATDFGGTYGYLASKAGVAHLGKNLALQLAPRNVNVNTIAPGFFPTKMTKGLMAANTSEMVEGNPLKRLGTKSDIQNSVLWLCSKQSNYINGIVLPIDGGLHLVGTSNLAHL; encoded by the coding sequence ATGGTTGATATTAATGTTGAAGGTAAGAATGCGTTGATTACTGGTGGTACTAGAGGCCTAGGATTACATATTGCTGAGAGCTTTGTTCTCAATGGCGCTTCGACAGTTATAATTACGTCCAGGAAAAAAGATGCTTGTGAAAGTGCTCAACGTGAGCTTGAAAAGATTGCTGTAGATAATCAAAAACAGGTCAAGATCATTGCAATTCCGTGTGATATTTCTGTAGAAGAGAATGTAAAGGAGTTTTTCAGGCAAGCATCAAAACAAATTGATAGATTGGACATATTGATTGCAAATGCAGGGGCCACCTATGGAGCACCATTAAAGGACCATCCATTGTCAGCCATGAAAAAGGTGATACACTTGAATATCACAGGTGTTTTCCATACAATTCAATTGTTCACACCGTTATTAGAATCGTCTGGTGCGAAATCTGACCCatcaagaattattattgtgTCGTCGGTTGCGTCATTTGTGGCTACAGACTTTGGCGGAACGTATGGATACTTAGCTTCTAAAGCAGGTGTCGCTCATTTGGGTAAGAATTTGGCGTTACAATTAGCACCCCGTAATGTGAATGTCAACACCATCGCGCCAGGGTTCTTTCCAACTAAAATGACCAAAGGTTTAATGGCAGCAAATACTAGTGAAATGGTGGAAGGTAACCCTCTCAAAAGACTTGGGACTAAATCcgatattcaaaattcgGTATTATGGTTGTGTTCTAAACAgtcaaattatataaatggGATCGTTTTACCTATAGATGGAGGTTTACATTTAGTAGGTACATCTAATTTAGCTCATTTGTAG
- a CDS encoding DEHA2B11000p (highly similar to uniprot|P40510 Saccharomyces cerevisiae YIL074C SER33 3-phosphoglycerate dehydrogenase): MSVPQQISETFQKAMNLSGSPNAVSTSPTQSYMSQYVSATQKPTKALKPFSTGDIKILLLENVNQTAISIFQNQGYQVEFYKSSLGEEELIEKIKEVHAIGIRSKTKLTEKILQHARNLVVIGCFCIGTNQVDLEYAAKSGISVFNSPFSNSRSVAELVIAEIITLARQLGDRSIEMHTGTWNKVSAKCWEIRGKTLGIIGYGHIGSQLSVLAEAMGMNVIYYDVQMIMALGNSKQVDTLDDLLQRADFVTLHVPETSDTKNLLSSPQFAAMKDGAYVINASRGTVVDIAALVQAMKSGKIAGAALDVYPQEPAKNGEGYFSNELNDWASELCSLRNVILSPHIGGSTEEAQSAIGVEVATSLTKYINEGNSTAAVNFPEVQLRALDLDQQNSVRVLYIHQNVPGVLKTVNNILSNHNIEKQFSDSRDDVAYLMADISDVDITDIKSLYEQLEQTPYKIATRLLY; encoded by the coding sequence ATGTCTGTTCCACAACAAATCAGTgaaacttttcaaaaagCTATGAATCTTTCGGGATCTCCAAATGCTGTTTCAACTTCCCCTACTCAATCATACATGAGTCAGTATGTCTCGGCTACCCAAAAGCCAACCAAAGCTTTAAAGCCATTTTCTACTGGTGATATTAAGATTTTGTTATTAGAAAATGTGAATCAAACTGCTATTAgtattttccaaaatcaaGGTTACCAAGTTGAATTCTACAAGTCGTCTTtaggtgaagaagaattgatcgAAAAGATCAAGGAAGTACATGCTATTGGTATCAGATCCAAAACTAAATTAACCGAAAAGATTTTGCAACACGCCAGAAACTTAGTGGTTATTGGTTGTTTCTGTATTGGTACCAACCAAGTTGATTTAGAATACGCTGCCAAGTCAGGTATTTCTGTTTTCAACTCTCCATTTTCTAACTCCAGATCTGTTGCTGAATTGGTTATTGCTGAAATTATCACCTTAGCCAGACAATTAGGTGATCGTTCTATTGAAATGCACACTGGTACCTGGAACAAGGTAAGTGCTAAGTGCTGGGAAATTAGAGGTAAGACTTTAGGGATTATTGGTTACGGTCATATCGGTTCTCAATTATCTGTCTTAGCTGAAGCTATGGGTATGAACGTTATTTACTACGATGTTCAAATGATCATGGCTTTAGGTAACTCAAAACAAGTTGACACCTTAGATGACTTGTTACAAAGGGCCGATTTCGTCACCCTCCATGTTCCAGAAACCTCCGATACTAAGAACTTATTATCGTCTCCACAATTTGCTGCCATGAAGGATGGTGCCTATGTTATCAACGCTTCCCGTGGTACCGTGGTCGATATTGCTGCTTTAGTACAAGCTATGAAATCAGGCAAAATCGCAGGTGCTGCATTAGATGTCTACCCACAAGAACCAGCAAAGAATGGTGAAGGTTATTTCAGcaatgaattaaatgacTGGGCTTCTGAATTATGCTCCTTGAGAAACGTTATCTTATCTCCACACATTGGGGGTTCTACCGAAGAAGCTCAATCTGCTATCGGTGTGGAAGTTGCCACCTCGTTAACGAAATACATTAACGAAGGTAACTCCACTGCTGCTGTTAACTTCCCAGAAGTCCAATTGAGAGCTTTAGATTTAGATCAACAAAACTCTGTCAGAGTATTGTATATCCATCAAAACGTTCCTGGTGTTTTAAAGACTGTTAACAACATCTTATCAAATcacaatattgaaaagcaATTCAGTGATTCTAGAGATGATGTTGCATACTTGATGGCTGATATCTCTGATGTTGACATTACTGACATCAAGTCCTTATATGAACAGTTAGAGCAAACTCCATATAAAATTGCCACTCGTTTATTATACTAA
- a CDS encoding DEHA2B10934p (weakly similar to CA4751|IPF11473 Candida albicans IPF11473) codes for MNVLLSTQSNGSIRAIRFRKIKDRIDFKYKNEFCIEGKGNYIQQMMSFKFQDRSYLVLARKTGLIQLYENTLAENNNRQRSFKLYKEWKHSNMNSQDSIVGIGFVNHQYLYSCSSEGKLIFRDLVNDDADESYRVYLIHKPISCIEIKMASDNKILAVCSGKNNELKIYEIETNIYEKVDDFAKTLDHFFQIPLAGNDISLNYEPVDLGRPMLQLRRRSTSLNLRSSLNERQIHTLMPMWTSSLTREEYVYHTSPMDSISNWIVSICVMPNDSGMIICGTQFGSVIVYNIDEDTAPTRIMNLSQFPITTLKLFNNNKFLLWTDSISKAGVIKLFKFKTTNLYDNLKIGPMSSCKVIVNNESTTRKLNQENDLSYFDPIYLMCSVVDKRLVIYKLYDDNTYEMIFNLQTDTLIPTMNLLAHNDSEYSLIDSLINGAEFNTTSHATAPKKRSECLVPKSNPKLNVHVSIKSTKRADDNDSKNVIRDNGTHSNIRSDYDCDCDNDSDNDNDNENDNENNNDTNHNNYNEGNVGQVKSLIK; via the exons atgaacGTCCTATTATCTACACAATCTAATGGGAGTATAAGGG CGATAAGATTTCGAAAGATCAAGGATAGAATAGATTTCAAATACAAGAATGAGTTTTGCATTGAGGGAAAGGGAAACTATATTCAACAGATGATGCTGTTTAAGTTCCAAGATAGGCTGTATTTAGTACTAGCCCGGAAGACGGGGTTAATTCAGCTATATGAGAATACTCTAGCTGAGAATAACAATAGACAGAGGAGCTTTAAGCTATACAAAGAGTGGAAACATTCGAATATGAACTCCCAGGATTCGATAGTTGGTATAGGATTTGTAAACCATCAGTATCTATATAGTTGCTCTAGCGAGGGCAAGTTGATATTCCGAGATTTGGTTAATGATGATGCAGACGAAAGTTATAGGGTGTACTTGATCCACAAACCAATTTCATGCATTGAAATAAAGATGGCGAGTGACAATAAGATATTAGCGGTTTGCTCGGGgaagaataatgaattaaagatATATGAGATCGAAACAAACATCTATGAGAAGGTAGATGACTTTGCTAAGACACTTGACCATTTCTTCCAAATTCCACTTGCGGGAAATGATATCAGCCTTAATTACGAACCGGTTGATTTGGGAAGACCAATGCTACaattaagaagaagatcGACATCGTTAAATTTGCGATCATCATTGAATGAGAGGCAAATTCATACGTTAATGCCAATGTGGACGTCGTCATTGACTCGCGAGGAATACGTATACCACACGTCACCGATGGATTCCATATCTAACTGGATTGTTTCTATCTGTGTTATGCCTAATGATTCTGGAATGATAATATGTGGTACTCAGTTCGGCAGCGTTATTGTTTacaatattgatgaagatacGGCTCCCacaagaataatgaatttatcacAGTTTCCAATAACCACGCTAAAGCTTTTTAACAACAACAAGTTCTTGCTATGGACTGATTCGATATCGAAGGCCGGGGTCATCAAGTTATTCAAGTTCAAAACCACCAACTTGTACGACAATTTAAAGATTGGACCCATGTCGTCTTGCAAGGTTATCGTGAACAACGAATCCACAACAAGAAAGCTTAATCAGGAGAACGATCTTTCCTACTTTGATCCCATCTATTTGATGTGTTCAGTGGTTGATAAACGTCTCGTGATTTACAAGCTTTACGATGATAACACTTACGAAATGATTTTCAATCTACAAACTGACACATTGATTCCTACAATGAATCTTTTGGCGCACAATGATAGTGAGTATCTGTTAATCGATTCCCTTATCAATGGAGCCGAATTTAACACTACTAGCCACGCAACTGCACCAAAGAAAAGGAGTGAATGCCTTGTACCGAAATCGAATCCGAAGCTAAATGTGCATGTTTCAATTAAGTCTACAAAGCGAGCTGATGATAACGATAGTAAAAATGTCATACGTGATAACGGTACCCACAGCAATATCAGAAGCGATTACGATTGCGATTGCGATAATGATAGCGATAACGATAACGATAACGAAAATGATAACGAAAACAATAACGATACGAACCACAATAACTACAATGAAGGAAATGTTGGTCAAGTCAAGTCTTtgattaaataa